In Betaproteobacteria bacterium, the DNA window TGCTCGGCCACCCATTGCCCGGCGCTCGACTGCACCGTCGCCGCCACCACCAGCACGCCCGAGGGCATGCCGATGCGCAGCGGCGTCTCCGCGTCGTCGGACTTACGCGCGGCGCGCTGCACGATGCTGCCTTCGATGCGAGCCGCCACCGCCATGCAAAGCGACGCGGTCAGCGGCAGCGCCCGATGCGTCTGGCCGTTGGACAGCATGCGCCCGGTGAGATCGACGTCCTCGGCGCGTATCGATTCGCCCGCGAGCGTGCGTGCCTCGCGCGGTTCGCAAACGAAACCCACGAACGGCACGGTGGTCTTGCCTGCCGCGGCTGCGACGTCAGGCGCGATCCCCATCGCCACCGAAGCCGCCAGCCGGATCGCGCCAAGGCGCGCCATCGCATCGCGGTCGGCATCCAATGCTTCCGGCATTTCGGTGCCCGTGAGCCCGACGTCTTCGGCGCGCACGAATACGCAGGCATTGGCCGCGTCCACCATCGAGGCCGCGATGCGGCCCACGCCCGGAACGTCGAGCAGGTCGATCGGGTTGCCCGTGGGCAGCAGCTGGCCGGTGGTCGCTCCCCCCGGACTGAGAAATTCCAGTCGCACCGGCGCGCCCGTCCCCGACACGCCGGGAATCGCGAGCTCGCCGTCGACCGCGGCCAAGCCCTCGTCGAGCGCGAAGCGGGCGCGGATGATCTTGCGCGTGTTGGTGTTGTGGATACGCACCACCGCCTCGTCGCCCGCTGCGCTCACCAGACCTTCGTCCACGGCGAACGGGCCCATGGCCGAGGACATGTTGCCGCAATTGCCGGAATAGTCGACGCGCTTTTCCTTCACCAGCACCTGCGCGAAGGTGTAGTCGATGTCCGCATCCGGACGCGACGACGGTCCCACGATGCACACCTTGGACAACGACGACACGCCACCGCCCATGCCGTCGAGCTGGCGCCCGCTCGGGTCGGGGCTGCCGATGGCGGCAAGGAAGATTTCGTCCCACGCGGCGCGGTCGGCAGGCAGGTCCTGCTGGCGAAAAACGATCGCCTTGCTGGTGCCCCCGCGCATGAATACCGCCGGAAGCCTGAGCTGTTTCATCGCCACATCTCCTGAGTGAACCCCACGCGCATCGGCCGGCATGCCGATGCGCGCACTGCAAGTGAGGAAGAATCTGCATCGATTATGCCACGCGTCCCGGCGCGGGCGCCCCGCTGCTGCGGATGAGCGACGCGCATACGCCTGCTAACATTACGCCCGATCAATCGCACGAACCTCACGGAGGACGCATGACCGACACATTCGCACCGCCCGAGCGCATCGGGTTCATCGGACTGGGCAGGATGGGCGCCCCCATGATCCGCAACCTGAAGAAGGCCGGATTCGAGCTGGCGCTGAACGACATCGACCCGAAGCTCGCACGCACGCTGGGCGACGAGGTGGGCGGGCAGGTATTCGAACACCTTCCCGATCTCGCCCGCGCCTGCCGCGTCGTCATCACGATGGTGCCCGACGGCAAGATCGTGCGCGACATCGCGCTCGGACGCAAGGACTCGCCTGAGTCGGGCCTCGAGGAAAAGGCCGGGTCCGGGCTGGTCGCCGGCTTCGCCCGCGGCTCGGTGCTGATCGACATGAGCTCGTCGGCGCCCGTCGGCACGCGCGAGCTCGGCGCGGAGCTCGAGGCCCGCGGCATCGGCATGATCGATGCGCCGGTGTCGGGCGGCGTGCGCCGCGCCGTCACGGGCCAACTCGCGGTCATGATCGGCGGCGA includes these proteins:
- a CDS encoding PrpF family protein → MKQLRLPAVFMRGGTSKAIVFRQQDLPADRAAWDEIFLAAIGSPDPSGRQLDGMGGGVSSLSKVCIVGPSSRPDADIDYTFAQVLVKEKRVDYSGNCGNMSSAMGPFAVDEGLVSAAGDEAVVRIHNTNTRKIIRARFALDEGLAAVDGELAIPGVSGTGAPVRLEFLSPGGATTGQLLPTGNPIDLLDVPGVGRIAASMVDAANACVFVRAEDVGLTGTEMPEALDADRDAMARLGAIRLAASVAMGIAPDVAAAAGKTTVPFVGFVCEPREARTLAGESIRAEDVDLTGRMLSNGQTHRALPLTASLCMAVAARIEGSIVQRAARKSDDAETPLRIGMPSGVLVVAATVQSSAGQWVAEQGAFYRTARRLFDGAVYVRASRVARAAGASQAATAPV
- a CDS encoding NAD-binding protein, which translates into the protein MTDTFAPPERIGFIGLGRMGAPMIRNLKKAGFELALNDIDPKLARTLGDEVGGQVFEHLPDLARACRVVITMVPDGKIVRDIALGRKDSPESGLEEKAGSGLVAGFARGSVLIDMSSSAPVGTRELGAELEARGIGMIDAPVSGGVRRAVTGQLAVMIGGDPAIIERCRPVLGAMGSQLFVVGDLGAGDAIKCLNNYVSAAGLLAAAEGMVAAQRFGLDTKKALEVLNASTGKNNSTEHKFAQFILSRTFGSGFSVALMAKDLRTALELAQQVEAPMPLGEHCVPVWNDAEKTLGANADHTEIVRMLERISGTELR